Proteins encoded by one window of Rutidosis leptorrhynchoides isolate AG116_Rl617_1_P2 chromosome 7, CSIRO_AGI_Rlap_v1, whole genome shotgun sequence:
- the LOC139858892 gene encoding oleosin G-like yields MTDRNAVSGQIHRPSDDRSPFIRNLRHHSLNSTQLMGIMTLIISGAILLLLTGVTVTVAVVGFILFAPVVILTSPIWVPIGTLLFVLVAGFVSVCGSGLAAAAAVSWLYKYFKGLHPVGSDRVDYARSRIADTASHVKDYAWEYGGYFQSKVKDAAPGA; encoded by the coding sequence ATGACCGACCGGAACGCCGTCTCCGGCCAAATCCACCGTCCCTCCGATGACAGATCTCCGTTCATCCGTAACCTCCGTCACCACTCCCTAAACTCAACCCAACTCATGGGCATCATGACACTTATAATCTCCGGTGCAATCTTACTCCTTCTCACCGGCGTCACAGTCACCGTCGCCGTTGTCGGATTCATATTATTCGCACCTGTCGTTATTCTCACTAGCCCAATTTGGGTTCCGATTGGTACGCTGTTGTTTGTGCTTGTTGCCGGTTTTGTATCGGTTTGTGGGTCCGGGTTAGCTGCTGCAGCGGCGGTTTCGTGGTTGTATAAGTACTTTAAAGGGTTGCATCCGGTCGGGTCGGACCGGGTTGATTATGCGAGAAGCCGGATTGCGGATACAGCCAGCCATGTGAAGGATTATGCGTGGGAATACGGTGGGTATTT
- the LOC139857713 gene encoding uncharacterized protein, with translation MTTRIAPGVGANLLGQHSAERNQDATAYVGNLDPQATEELLWELFVQAGPVVNVYVPKDRVTNLHQGYGFVEFRSEEDADYAIKVLNMIKLYGKPIRVNKASQDKKSLDVGANLFVGNLDPDVDEKLLYDTFSAFGVIVTNPKIMRDPDTGNSRGFGFISYDSFEASDAAIESMNGQYLCNRQITVSYAYKKDTKGERHGTPAERTLASSNPTTQKSRPHTLFASGPPTLGQPNGAPLPPRPFANGSVPPVPTMPAMRPVPPPAHMYQPMQHMSVPPPQWQQMGQPQGMPPQHLQQFRPPPPNIPPPASNMPQMMNRPPPPPAGMGSQHMWRAPPPPQQMAGGHGMMQMSMPPPPPPQSG, from the exons GCAACTGAAGAGCTATTATGGGAGTTGTTCGTTCAAGCTGGCCCAGTCG TTAATGTGTATGTTCCTAAAGATAGAGTGACTAATCTCCATCAAGGCTATGGCTTTGTAGAGTTCCGAAGTGAAGAAGATGCAGATTAT GCTATAAAAGTTCTCAACATGATCAAGCTATATGGGAAGCCAATACGTGTCAACAAG GCATCACAAGATAAGAAGAGCTTGGATGTTGGAGCAAACCTTTTTGTTGGAAACCTCGATCCA GATGTGGATGAGAAACTACTTTACGATACTTTCAGTGCTTTTGGGGTAATTGTTACTAATCCTAAG ATCATGAGAGATCCTGATACAGGTAATTCACGCGGATTTGGATTCATTAGTTACGATTCTTTTGAGGCTTCAGACGCAGCTATTGAG TCAATGAATGGTCAATATCTATGCAATCGCCAAATAACAGTGTCGTATGCTTACAAGAAAGACACAAAGGGAGAGCGTCATGGTACCCCTGCTGAAAGAACCCTGGCTAGCAGTAACCCGACCACACAAAAAAGTAGGCCCCACACGTTGTTTGCAAGTGGACCCCCTACGCTTGGTCAGCCGAACGGTGCTCCACTTCCGCCCCGCCCATTCGCAAACGGGTCAGTTCCTCCAGTTCCAACTATGCCAGCAATGCGACCCGTGCCACCACCCGCCCATATGTACCAACCCATGCAACATATGTCGGTCCCACCGCCACAATGGCAACAGATGGGCCAGCCTCAAGGCATGCCACCTCAGCACCTCCAACAGTTCAGGCCGCCACCACCTAACATTCCACCACCTGCTTCAAACATGCCTCAGATGATGAACAGGCCACCTCCACCGCCAGCAGGAATGGGTAGTCAGCATATGTGGAGGGCCCCACCACCTCCCCAACAAATGGCTGGCGGTCATGGTATGATGCAGATGTCAATGCCGCCACCACCGCCACCTCAATCAGGTTGA